A portion of the Tenacibaculum todarodis genome contains these proteins:
- the hsdR gene encoding EcoAI/FtnUII family type I restriction enzme subunit R, producing MNKKDLSERDICTKFINPAIEKSGWNMRTQVREEVSFTDGRIIVQGKLYTRGKRKRADYILYYKSNIPIAIIEAKDNKKAVGHGMQQALEYSEILQIPFVFTSNGDSFVFHDKTNPSGNLEQELTLDSFPSPETLWKKYLKYNNIETPQAQEIVEKDYYADDSGMTPRYYQQNAVNRTLEAVAKGQDKIILVMATGTGKTYTAFNIIWRLWKTGVKKRILFLADRNALLTQTKNGDFSPFGNDIMHIIKNRKIDKSYQIYFALYQGLTSNDEDKNAYKEFSPDFFDLIVIDECHRGSASEASAWRDVLTYFNSATQIGLTATPKETKDVSNMEYFGEPVYTYSLKQGIDDGFLAPYKVVRITTSVDDGWRPTAGLIDKYGNEVEDRIYNLKDYDRTLAIDERTQIVAKKITEYLKATDRYAKTIVFCTDIDHANRMRQALINENADLVAKHWNYCVKITGDDEIGKQELDNFTDVEERFPVIATTSKMLTTGIDTKMVKFIVLESNIQSVTEFKQIIGRGTRIREAEGKVFFTIMDFRKATNIFARPDFDGDPVQIYEPEPHQPVVPPDEDETPPEENGESYDPDDFKPTTPDITIGGEEEVKKYYVNQIPVSVVNERVQYYGKDGKLITESLKDYSRKNITKEYTSLDEFIQKWNDTEKKEELIKELAEHGVLLEALREDVGLDLDAFDLICHIAFDQPALTRKERANNVRKRNYFTKYSKTAQKVLNSLLDKYEKEGIVSIEQGSVLKVKPLTEMGSPVELVRAFGKKKDFEQAIKDLENEIYNITA from the coding sequence ATGAATAAGAAAGACCTATCTGAAAGAGATATTTGCACAAAATTTATAAACCCCGCAATTGAAAAATCGGGTTGGAATATGCGTACACAAGTAAGAGAGGAAGTTTCTTTTACAGATGGTAGGATTATTGTTCAAGGCAAACTATATACTAGAGGAAAAAGAAAAAGAGCAGATTATATTCTGTATTACAAGTCCAACATTCCTATTGCTATTATTGAAGCAAAAGACAATAAAAAAGCAGTTGGACATGGTATGCAACAGGCTTTAGAGTACTCAGAAATTTTACAAATTCCATTTGTATTCACTTCAAATGGAGACTCTTTTGTTTTTCATGATAAAACAAATCCGTCTGGAAATTTAGAACAAGAACTTACTTTAGATAGTTTTCCATCACCAGAAACATTATGGAAAAAGTATTTAAAGTACAATAATATTGAAACGCCACAAGCTCAAGAAATAGTCGAGAAAGACTATTATGCAGATGATAGTGGAATGACGCCAAGATATTACCAACAAAATGCGGTTAACAGAACATTGGAAGCAGTTGCTAAAGGACAAGATAAAATTATCCTTGTTATGGCAACAGGAACAGGTAAAACCTATACTGCGTTCAACATAATTTGGCGTTTATGGAAAACAGGAGTTAAAAAACGTATTTTATTTCTTGCAGATAGAAATGCATTATTAACGCAAACTAAAAATGGTGATTTCTCTCCTTTCGGAAATGATATTATGCATATTATAAAAAACCGAAAGATTGATAAATCCTACCAAATTTACTTTGCATTGTATCAAGGATTAACAAGTAATGATGAAGATAAAAATGCTTATAAAGAGTTTAGTCCAGATTTTTTCGACTTAATAGTTATCGACGAGTGTCATCGTGGAAGCGCTTCTGAAGCATCAGCATGGCGTGATGTCTTAACATATTTTAATTCAGCAACACAAATAGGGTTAACAGCAACTCCTAAAGAAACTAAAGATGTTTCTAATATGGAATACTTTGGAGAGCCAGTTTATACGTATTCTCTAAAACAAGGTATAGATGATGGTTTCTTAGCACCTTATAAAGTGGTGAGAATTACTACAAGTGTTGACGATGGTTGGCGGCCAACAGCTGGATTAATTGATAAATACGGAAACGAAGTTGAAGACCGTATTTATAATTTAAAAGATTACGACAGAACTTTAGCTATTGATGAACGCACTCAGATTGTAGCAAAAAAAATCACTGAATACCTTAAAGCAACAGATCGTTATGCAAAAACTATTGTGTTTTGTACAGATATTGACCATGCAAACAGAATGCGACAAGCTCTTATTAATGAAAATGCAGACCTTGTTGCTAAACATTGGAATTATTGTGTAAAAATAACTGGTGATGATGAAATTGGAAAACAAGAGCTAGATAACTTTACAGATGTTGAAGAGCGTTTTCCTGTCATTGCAACAACATCAAAAATGTTAACCACAGGTATTGATACTAAAATGGTAAAGTTTATTGTTTTAGAATCCAACATTCAGTCAGTAACAGAATTTAAACAAATTATTGGTCGTGGTACACGTATTAGAGAGGCAGAAGGTAAAGTGTTCTTTACCATTATGGATTTCAGAAAAGCAACCAATATATTTGCTAGACCTGATTTTGATGGAGATCCAGTACAAATTTATGAACCAGAACCACATCAACCAGTTGTGCCACCAGATGAAGATGAAACTCCTCCTGAGGAAAATGGAGAATCATATGATCCAGATGATTTTAAACCAACAACTCCAGACATAACTATTGGTGGTGAGGAGGAAGTGAAAAAGTACTATGTTAATCAAATACCTGTATCAGTTGTTAATGAGCGTGTACAGTATTATGGAAAGGATGGAAAACTTATCACAGAATCTTTAAAAGATTATTCTAGGAAAAACATAACAAAAGAGTATACTTCTTTAGATGAATTTATCCAAAAATGGAATGATACTGAAAAGAAAGAAGAGTTAATAAAAGAACTAGCTGAACATGGTGTATTGTTAGAGGCACTTCGTGAAGATGTTGGTTTAGATTTAGATGCGTTTGATTTAATTTGCCACATTGCCTTCGATCAACCTGCTTTAACAAGAAAAGAACGTGCTAATAATGTCCGAAAACGTAATTACTTTACTAAATACAGCAAAACTGCACAAAAGGTTTTGAATAGTTTACTAGATAAATACGAAAAAGAAGGCATTGTTTCGATTGAACAAGGTTCTGTTTTAAAAGTAAAACCATTAACAGAAATGGGTTCACCTGTAGAATTGGTAAGAGCTTTTGGTAAGAAAAAAGATTTTGAACAAGCTATTAAAGATTTGGAAAATGAAATTTATAATATTACAGCCTAA
- a CDS encoding GmrSD restriction endonuclease domain-containing protein: MKISQILDKIDEKQLFVPAFQREYVWKRQHAKDLVSSLIQDYPTGTMLTWETNYPPELKGEHKYDSRQGAVKLILDGQQRITTLYMLMTGNIPPYYKAHEILVDIRNLYVNVETLALEYYKVKIMQNDPLWVNITDIFQAKIRYRDVIHQLEQKLEGERVDRDKSDRIDDNFRAIEKIKDRDFQEQIIPPKASLKEAIDIFYIVNASGVNLTDAELALAQISGYWPEARDLFKKKLVELEKNGYVFKLDFIVYVLLGILHNMGSKLDKLHSQDNKDAIQAAWKRLDEDVLDYVFNVMKSQAYIDHTKEVNSVYAFIPIIVYAYNKGGQKLSQIEIKKVVKWFYYSQIRQRYISQLQQKLDKDIGVIVKDENPFDKLLSIIAAERPLEISKDEFIGVGISHALWGLMNFYFKSKGAICFTTGINIRKNMGKKYELEWDHIFPYSLLKLEGYNRNNRVKYSLAQEITNRAILTQLANRKKSNHLAEGYLTDTLEHFPNALEKQCIPVDTELWKMENFELFLEKRRILLAKELNEFLNNITETNYESLDMDIVEMIMSGENSQVEFKTTLRYDMRENKVNKKLEAVVLKTLAAFSNGQGGTLVMGVTDDLEVIGLENDYKTLSSGTKDEFELHLRNLVNNAYGIEFATNNLTITFPEVNDIEICVVDIKQGLRPLYTEVSDKNGNRSKKFYVRSGNASQEIDITEVAQYINQRFERIA; this comes from the coding sequence ATGAAAATATCACAGATTTTAGATAAAATAGACGAGAAACAATTATTTGTTCCAGCATTTCAAAGAGAATATGTTTGGAAACGACAACATGCAAAAGATTTAGTTTCATCTTTAATTCAAGATTATCCAACTGGGACTATGCTAACTTGGGAAACAAACTATCCTCCAGAATTAAAAGGTGAGCATAAATATGATTCTCGTCAAGGAGCTGTTAAGTTGATCTTAGATGGACAGCAACGTATTACTACATTATATATGTTAATGACAGGAAATATCCCACCTTATTATAAAGCGCATGAAATACTTGTAGATATTAGAAATTTATATGTAAATGTTGAGACTTTAGCTCTTGAATATTACAAAGTAAAAATAATGCAGAATGATCCTTTATGGGTTAACATTACAGATATTTTTCAAGCTAAAATTAGATATCGTGATGTTATTCATCAATTAGAACAAAAACTAGAAGGAGAGAGAGTAGATAGAGATAAATCGGACAGAATAGATGATAATTTTAGAGCAATTGAAAAAATTAAAGATAGAGATTTTCAAGAGCAAATTATTCCTCCAAAAGCTTCTTTAAAAGAAGCTATTGATATTTTTTACATTGTGAATGCAAGTGGTGTTAATCTTACAGATGCAGAACTAGCTCTTGCTCAAATATCTGGTTATTGGCCTGAAGCTAGAGATTTATTTAAGAAAAAACTAGTTGAATTAGAAAAGAATGGATACGTATTTAAATTAGATTTTATAGTCTATGTTTTATTAGGAATCTTACATAACATGGGTTCTAAACTTGATAAACTACATAGTCAAGATAATAAAGACGCCATTCAAGCAGCTTGGAAAAGATTAGATGAAGATGTATTAGATTACGTTTTTAATGTAATGAAAAGCCAAGCATATATTGATCATACAAAAGAAGTAAACTCTGTTTACGCATTTATACCAATTATTGTATATGCATATAACAAAGGAGGACAAAAACTATCGCAAATAGAAATAAAAAAGGTAGTAAAGTGGTTTTATTATTCACAAATTAGACAACGCTATATTAGCCAATTGCAACAAAAATTAGATAAGGATATTGGTGTTATTGTAAAAGATGAAAACCCCTTTGATAAATTGCTGAGTATTATAGCAGCAGAGCGTCCCTTAGAAATAAGTAAAGATGAATTTATAGGTGTTGGTATCAGTCATGCGCTTTGGGGATTGATGAATTTCTATTTTAAGAGCAAAGGAGCAATTTGTTTTACTACTGGAATAAATATTCGTAAAAATATGGGTAAAAAATATGAACTAGAATGGGATCATATTTTTCCTTATTCCTTATTAAAACTTGAAGGTTATAATAGAAATAACAGAGTTAAATATAGTCTTGCCCAAGAAATTACCAATAGAGCAATATTAACGCAACTTGCTAATAGAAAGAAAAGTAACCACTTAGCAGAAGGCTACCTAACAGATACTTTAGAACATTTTCCAAATGCATTAGAAAAGCAATGCATTCCTGTTGATACAGAACTTTGGAAAATGGAAAATTTTGAACTTTTCTTAGAGAAGAGAAGAATTTTATTAGCTAAAGAATTAAATGAATTTTTAAATAATATTACAGAAACAAATTACGAATCCTTAGATATGGACATTGTTGAAATGATAATGTCTGGTGAAAATAGTCAAGTAGAATTTAAAACTACTTTACGCTATGATATGAGAGAAAACAAGGTAAATAAAAAACTTGAAGCAGTTGTTCTTAAAACATTAGCAGCTTTTTCTAATGGGCAAGGAGGAACACTTGTTATGGGTGTTACAGATGATCTAGAGGTAATTGGCTTAGAGAATGATTACAAAACACTTAGTAGTGGTACTAAAGATGAGTTTGAATTACACCTTAGAAACCTGGTAAATAATGCCTACGGAATTGAATTTGCTACAAACAATCTTACTATTACTTTTCCAGAAGTAAATGATATCGAGATTTGTGTTGTAGATATTAAACAAGGGTTAAGACCTTTATATACTGAGGTTTCAGATAAAAATGGTAACAGAAGTAAAAAGTTCTATGTAAGAAGTGGAAATGCATCACAGGAAATTGATATTACTGAGGTTGCACAATATATTAATCAAAGATTTGAAAGAATAGCTTAA
- a CDS encoding N-6 DNA methylase — MSNITTNIKGIRDIMRKDTGVDGDAQRISQMVWMLFMKIFSDKEEEWEITIDDYESPIPEHLKWQNWAADDEGKTGDELMEFIETELFPVLKDLDITISPQAKIIRSVFDDTYNFMKNGTLFRQVINVINEIDFNNSTESHLFNDIYETILKDLQSAGSSGEYYTPRAVTQFMVDMINPQLGESILDPACGTGGFLTCSIDAMRSQVKDHKDRAVLQQSIRGIEKKPLPHLLCTTNLMLHGFDLPAVRRDNLLSKPYADWGAKDKLDIILSNPPFGGVEEDGTETNFPKKFRTKETADLFLALIIKLLKNNGRCAIVLPDGTLFGEGMKTRLKEELLDKCNLHTIVRLPNGVFNPYTSIKTNLLFFEKGTPTKEVWYYEHQYPKGAKSYNKSKPINIKEFDVEKKWWNKRVENEYAWKVSIEDIKKRNYNLDIKNPHQEVDTLEKPEVILEKFRTTETKISNIQDEIINVLTEALK, encoded by the coding sequence ATGAGTAACATAACAACCAACATAAAAGGCATACGCGATATCATGCGTAAAGACACAGGAGTAGATGGAGATGCGCAACGTATCTCGCAAATGGTGTGGATGCTGTTTATGAAAATATTTTCCGATAAAGAAGAAGAATGGGAAATTACTATTGACGATTACGAATCACCAATTCCAGAACATTTAAAATGGCAAAATTGGGCAGCAGATGATGAAGGAAAGACTGGTGATGAATTAATGGAATTTATTGAAACCGAATTATTTCCTGTTTTAAAAGATTTAGATATTACAATTAGTCCACAAGCAAAAATTATACGCTCGGTATTTGATGATACGTATAACTTTATGAAAAACGGAACACTTTTTCGTCAAGTTATCAATGTAATTAATGAAATAGACTTTAACAATTCTACCGAAAGTCATTTGTTTAATGATATTTACGAAACCATTTTAAAAGACTTACAATCAGCAGGTTCTTCTGGTGAATATTACACACCAAGAGCGGTAACGCAATTTATGGTAGATATGATTAATCCGCAATTGGGCGAAAGTATTTTAGATCCAGCCTGTGGTACAGGTGGTTTTTTAACTTGTAGTATTGATGCTATGCGAAGTCAAGTAAAAGACCACAAAGACAGAGCGGTTTTACAACAATCTATTCGTGGTATCGAAAAAAAACCCTTACCGCATTTATTATGTACCACTAATTTAATGCTGCATGGTTTTGATTTACCAGCAGTTCGTAGAGATAATTTACTAAGCAAACCCTATGCAGATTGGGGCGCAAAAGACAAGCTAGACATTATTTTGTCTAATCCACCTTTTGGTGGTGTAGAAGAAGATGGTACCGAAACCAACTTCCCTAAAAAGTTTAGAACCAAAGAAACAGCCGATTTATTTTTAGCCTTAATTATTAAGCTCTTAAAAAATAACGGACGTTGTGCTATTGTTTTACCAGATGGTACATTGTTTGGCGAAGGCATGAAAACACGCCTAAAAGAAGAGTTGTTAGACAAATGTAACTTGCATACTATTGTGCGTTTACCAAATGGAGTTTTTAACCCATATACAAGTATTAAAACCAATTTATTGTTTTTTGAAAAAGGCACACCTACCAAAGAAGTTTGGTATTACGAACACCAATACCCAAAAGGAGCAAAAAGCTATAACAAGAGTAAACCCATTAACATTAAAGAGTTTGATGTAGAAAAAAAGTGGTGGAATAAACGTGTTGAAAATGAATATGCTTGGAAAGTATCTATTGAAGATATTAAAAAGCGTAATTACAATTTAGATATAAAAAACCCACACCAAGAAGTAGATACGTTAGAAAAACCAGAAGTAATATTAGAAAAATTTAGAACTACTGAAACGAAGATTTCTAACATACAAGACGAAATAATAAACGTATTAACTGAAGCTTTAAAATAG
- a CDS encoding restriction endonuclease subunit S, translating to MKLLQHFKELTVRPKNAQELKGLILQLAIQGKLTANWREENPDVEPASELLKRIKEEKKQLVKDKKIRNEKPYSEINKRNLTKKVPLRWDFNYIRDISSVVTCGMASTPKYTETGRIFLSAKNVKPFTFKPEKHKFVSEETYQKIIKNSKPEKGDLLLTRVGAGIGEACVIDQDIDFAFYVSLTLIKPMKGIDSKYMLYWLSSKDGIKKVLDNIYGKGVSQGNLNVNQVRQFVMPIPPLEEQKEIVNVVETLFKEVAQLEQLTAERINLKEDFVTSALNQLTTNNANQEWTFLQDHFKSFFNEITNIKKLRETVLQLAVQGKLTADWRANHPDTEDASISLERIKTEKKLQTVKEEEIPFKLNSSWEWAKFIDVAKLRHGHQFRNYDFVEEGIPVIKIGQCKSDGTLDFSKCNYIDPNRKAEFENDLIFKGHLLMALTGGTLGKVTRVDKDYGILVQNYRVGNFFADERVITLDFLNVILESELFQSLVREKINQNAQPNIGKDSIEKIVMPIPPLEEQKAIVEKVNALMGLCDSLAQEVQQSQEHSAQLMQSVLREVFEGEKEVV from the coding sequence ATGAAACTACTACAACATTTTAAAGAACTTACGGTTAGACCAAAGAACGCCCAAGAGCTAAAAGGATTGATTTTACAATTGGCAATTCAAGGAAAACTGACTGCGAATTGGAGAGAAGAAAATCCTGATGTTGAACCTGCTTCGGAATTATTAAAGAGAATTAAAGAAGAAAAGAAGCAACTTGTTAAGGATAAGAAAATAAGAAATGAAAAACCCTATTCTGAAATTAACAAAAGAAACCTTACTAAAAAAGTTCCTTTAAGATGGGATTTTAACTATATAAGAGATATTAGTTCTGTTGTAACTTGTGGGATGGCAAGTACACCTAAATATACGGAAACAGGAAGAATATTTCTTTCTGCTAAAAATGTAAAACCATTTACATTTAAACCTGAAAAACATAAATTTGTTTCAGAAGAAACATATCAAAAAATAATAAAAAACTCAAAACCTGAGAAAGGAGATTTATTATTAACAAGAGTAGGAGCTGGTATAGGAGAGGCTTGTGTAATTGACCAAGACATTGACTTTGCTTTTTATGTGAGTTTGACATTAATAAAACCTATGAAAGGTATTGATTCAAAGTATATGCTATATTGGCTTTCTTCAAAAGATGGAATTAAAAAAGTATTAGATAATATTTATGGTAAAGGAGTTTCTCAAGGTAATTTGAATGTTAACCAAGTTAGGCAATTTGTTATGCCCATTCCACCACTAGAAGAACAAAAAGAAATCGTAAACGTAGTAGAAACGCTATTTAAAGAAGTAGCACAATTAGAGCAATTAACGGCTGAACGTATTAATTTAAAAGAAGACTTTGTAACGTCTGCTTTAAACCAACTCACTACAAATAATGCCAACCAAGAATGGACTTTTTTACAAGACCATTTTAAAAGCTTCTTTAATGAAATTACCAACATTAAAAAGTTAAGAGAAACGGTTTTGCAATTAGCCGTTCAAGGTAAATTAACAGCAGATTGGCGCGCTAATCATCCAGATACGGAGGATGCATCAATTAGTTTAGAACGTATTAAAACCGAAAAGAAATTACAGACTGTAAAGGAAGAAGAAATTCCATTTAAATTGAATTCTAGTTGGGAATGGGCTAAGTTTATTGATGTTGCTAAGCTTAGGCATGGACATCAATTTAGAAATTATGACTTTGTAGAAGAAGGTATACCTGTTATCAAAATCGGTCAATGTAAATCTGATGGTACTTTAGATTTTTCAAAATGTAACTATATAGATCCAAATCGTAAAGCTGAGTTTGAAAATGACTTAATTTTTAAAGGACATCTTTTAATGGCTTTGACTGGAGGAACTTTAGGTAAAGTAACGAGAGTTGACAAAGATTATGGAATACTAGTACAAAACTATCGCGTTGGAAATTTCTTTGCTGATGAAAGAGTAATAACTCTAGATTTTCTTAATGTAATATTAGAATCAGAACTATTTCAAAGTTTGGTAAGAGAAAAGATAAATCAAAATGCTCAACCTAATATTGGAAAAGATAGTATTGAAAAAATAGTAATGCCTATTCCACCACTAGAAGAACAAAAAGCCATTGTAGAAAAAGTAAATGCTTTAATGGGTTTATGTGATAGCTTAGCCCAAGAAGTACAACAAAGCCAAGAACATAGTGCGCAGTTAATGCAGAGTGTTTTAAGGGAGGTTTTTGAAGGGGAAAAAGAGGTAGTTTAG